One Drosophila kikkawai strain 14028-0561.14 chromosome 3L, DkikHiC1v2, whole genome shotgun sequence genomic window carries:
- the Ack gene encoding activated Cdc42 kinase Ack isoform X2 — protein MTSTSATDGGGHSSSETAWLEDLLREVQLEQFLDRIRDDLQVTRLAHFDYVLPDDLERCGLGKPAIRRLMEAVRKKKAHQWRKNILSKLIGGGKQPSSKKQPSSNGREATQGGNGTQLTCLIHEKDITMGLKLGDGSFGVVRRGEWSASPAGKVIPVAVKVLKSDNLTQPGIIDDFFREVQAMHALDHSNLVRLYGVVLSQPMMMITELAERGSLLDTLRKQCRHTSLTIIWNWSVQIVTGMAYLEQKRFLHRDLACRNVLLAAGNKIKIGDFGLMRALPQEDDCYVMSEHKKVPFPWCAPESLRFRQFSHASDTWMFGVTLWEMLSFGEDPWVGLNGSQILRKIDREGERLHQPDACPPDVYAMMLQCWDKTPAERPTFAALKEYLAGMSPPVMRASRSYHESKGLQIEPGDTIAIIDGRHELKLIKGQNQRTFEIGIFPKSLLEQRKVPGGAGDVAMRSSLGANGSSSPSPFGFCWGGAAVSEERQRKCASVNQGHAKERKSTSNKQFAYNKLVNDTAAGLQRRNAVKHKGALVGPQRPPPPQFQQEGLLIDISPDMAGGVPAANGAGDSSSLQMDSSFCILDAPIEVQTYVEEGAPADLNVSPTYYNEQPQFDFDSGNVTASPGRLQPPPYQMPPTYSNTMEFVQKQQQQMATRDPFDTSSLETAVALYSNFSQTQEPAPPPGPAYSSPSVRKSLFGAPNSNKENIPALESAAMQLNLSNLSMERHPVEPLPIAPAENSGVLLDKSFIAELEKDMYSNGQNRAQEEYQRNSNQLQANKEMVYKQNLTPLKNGAASNHSTSPSSTASPKQNNVEAAASTQSVVNRIWYEQVAATPSEYYAQPPPERPEQEQIYQNHQQQQQPEANHSFVAISNRVVAPKSSVYASSSALYDAVAASTAGSTYYGQVPNGNGAALYDEVTLDDYLRPHRPAPLAPPPLSAQQIQRRMEKMRLQQQQQLEDAHQLYAPVPSDYGREQEKLQQLMQELGSSAVEQDVRNALRAASGDVSLATKHYKIDQLARLGVAGRPQCEQALQQTNWSLEVAAELLLQS, from the exons ATGACTTCCACATCTGCGACGGATGGCGGCGGCCACAGTAGCAGCGAGACAGCCTGGCTGGAGGATCTGCTGCGAGAGGTGCAGCTGGAACAGTTCCTAGACAGGATTCGGGATGACCTGCAGGTGACCCGGCTGGCCCACTTCGACTATGTGCTGCCCGACGATCTGGAGAGATGTGGCCTGGGCAAGCCCGCCATTCGACGGCTGATGGAGGCGGTTCGCAAAAAGAAGGCCCATCAATGGCGCAAGAATATCCTGTCCAAGCTGATTGGCGGTGGTAAACAGCCTTCGTCCAAGAAGCAGCCCTCCTCTAATGGCCGCGAAGCCACTCAGGGTGGGAATGGTACCCAGCTTACCTGCCTCATTCACGAAAAGGACATCACAATGGGCCTGAAACTGGGCGACGGCTCCTTTGGCGTGGTGCGACGCGGCGAATGGAGTGCCTCGCCGGCAGGCAAGGTCATACCGGTGGCCGTCAAGGTGCTAAAATCGGACAACCTCACCCAGCCGGGTATCATCGATGACTTCTTTCGCGAAGTTCAAGCCATGCACGCGCTAGACCACTCCAATCTGGTGCGGCTTTATGGCGTGGTGCTGTCGCAGCCCATGATGATGATCACAGAGCTGGCGGAGAGGGGTTCCCTGTTGGACACGCTGCGTAAGCAGTGCCGCCACACCTCACTCACCATCATATGGAACTGGTCGGTGCAGATTGTCACGGGTATGGCCTATCTGGAGCAGAAGCGCTTCCTACACCGCGACCTGGCCTGCCGGAATGTTCTCCTGGCCGCTGGAAATAAGATCAAGATTGGGGACTTTGGGCTAATGCGGGCCTTGCCCCAGGAGGATGATTGCTATGTGATGTCCGAGCACAAGAAGGTGCCTTTTCCTTGGTGTGCCCCGGAATCCCTGCGCTTCCGGCAGTTCTCGCATGCCTCCGACACCTGGATGTTTGGCGTGACGCTGTGGGAGATGCTCAGCTTTGGCGAGGATCCCTGGGTGGGTCTAAATGGCTCGCAGATTCTCCGCAAGATTGATCGCGAGGGCGAGCGACTGCATCAGCCGGACGCCTGTCCGCCGGATGTCTATGCCATGATGTTGCAGTGCTGGGATAAGACGCCCGCCGAGCGTCCCACTTTTGCTGCCCTCAA GGAATACCTGGCTGGAATGTCGCCACCTGTTATGCGTGCCAGCCGCAGCTACCACGAGTCCAAGGGCCTCCAGATTGAGCCGGGCGACACCATCGCCATCATCGATGGACGCCACGAACTGAAGCTGATCAAGGGCCAGAACCAGCGCACTTTCGAGATTGGAATCTTCCCCAAGAGTTTGCTGGAGCAGCGAAAGGTGCCAGGCGGCGCCGGGGATGTGGCCATGCGTAGCAGCTTGGGTGCCAATGGCTCGTCCTCGCCTTCGCCCTTTGGTTTCTGTTGGGGCGGAGCAGCAGTTTCAGAGGAACGGCAGCGAAAGTGCGCCTCGGTTAACCAGGGTCATGCCAAGGAGCGCAAGTCCACGTCCAACAAGCAGTTTGCCTACAACAAGCTGGTCAACGACACGGCAGCGGGTCTGCAACGACGCAACGCGGTCAAGCACAAGGGAGCCCTGGTGGGGCCGCAACGTCCACCGCCACCGCAGTTCCAGCAAGAGGGCTTACTCATTGACATTTCTCCGGATATGGCAGGAGGAGTGCCGGCAGCTAACGGAGCAGGGGATAGTTCATCCCTGCAGATGGACAGCTCCTTTTGCATCCTAGACGCCCCCATAGAAGTGCAGACGTATGTGGAGGAGGGTGCTCCAGCGGACTTGAATGTTTCACCCACATATTACAATGAACAGCCTCAGTTTGACTTTGATTCTGGCAATGTGACAGCTTCGCCGGGACGCCTACAACCGCCACCTTACCAGATGCCTCCCACTTACTCGAATACCATGGAATTTGtccagaagcagcagcagcagatggcGACACGGGATCCCTTTGATACCAGCAGCTTGGAGACAGCAGTGGCCCTGTACTCTAACTTCAGCCAAACCCAGGAGCCAGCCCCACCGCCAGGTCCCGCCTACAGCAGTCCCTCGGTGAGAAAGAGCCTCTTTGGTGCTCCCAACTCGAATAAGGAGAACATACCCGCTTTGGAATCGGCGGCCATGCAGCTGAATCTCAGTAATCTCTCCATGGAACGGCATCCTGTAGAGCCTCTACCCATTGCCCCTGCCGAGAATAGCGGCGTTTTGCTGGACAAATCCTTCATCGCCGAGCTGGAAAAGGACATGTACAGCAATGGACAAAACCGGGCTCAGGAGGAGTACCAGCGCAACTCCAATCAGCTGCAAGCCAACAAGGAAATGGTGTACAAGCAGAATCTTACGCCTCTCAAAAACGGAGCCGCCTCGAATCATTCCACCAGCCCCTCGTCCACAGCCTCGCCCAAGCAAAACAATGTGGAAGCAGCCGCTAGCACCCAGAGCGTGGTGAATCGCATTTGGTATGAGCAGGTGGCCGCCACGCCCTCAGAGTACTATGCCCAGCCGCCGCCAGAGCGACCAGAGCAAGAGCAGATCTACCAgaatcaccagcagcagcagcagccggaggCCAACCACTCATTTGTGGCCATTTCCAATCGCGTGGTGGCTCCCAAGAGCAGTGTCTATGCCTCTTCCTCCGCTCTGTACGATGCCGTGGCGGCCAGCACGGCAGGCTCCACGTATTACGGCCAAGTGCCGAATGGCAATGGAGCCGCCCTCTACGACGAGGTCACCCTGGATGACTACCTGCGACCACATCGACCTGCTCCACTAGCACCGCCTCCCCTCTCTGCCCAGCAGATCCAGCGGCGCATGGAGAAGATGcgcctgcagcagcaacagcagttaGAGGACGCCCATCAGCTATATGCCCCTGTGCCCTCGGACTATGGACGCGAACAGGAGAAGCTGCAACAGCTGATGCAGGAGCTGGGCAGCTCTGCGGTGGAGCAGGATGTTCGCAATGCTTTGCGAGCGGCCAGTGGGGATGTGTCGCTGGCCACAAAGCACTACAAGA
- the Ack gene encoding activated Cdc42 kinase Ack isoform X1: MATCSIDIPLLMLSINVEYFRCSLPSPSSLWRGLRDCTIDRVLMTSPNMTSTSATDGGGHSSSETAWLEDLLREVQLEQFLDRIRDDLQVTRLAHFDYVLPDDLERCGLGKPAIRRLMEAVRKKKAHQWRKNILSKLIGGGKQPSSKKQPSSNGREATQGGNGTQLTCLIHEKDITMGLKLGDGSFGVVRRGEWSASPAGKVIPVAVKVLKSDNLTQPGIIDDFFREVQAMHALDHSNLVRLYGVVLSQPMMMITELAERGSLLDTLRKQCRHTSLTIIWNWSVQIVTGMAYLEQKRFLHRDLACRNVLLAAGNKIKIGDFGLMRALPQEDDCYVMSEHKKVPFPWCAPESLRFRQFSHASDTWMFGVTLWEMLSFGEDPWVGLNGSQILRKIDREGERLHQPDACPPDVYAMMLQCWDKTPAERPTFAALKEYLAGMSPPVMRASRSYHESKGLQIEPGDTIAIIDGRHELKLIKGQNQRTFEIGIFPKSLLEQRKVPGGAGDVAMRSSLGANGSSSPSPFGFCWGGAAVSEERQRKCASVNQGHAKERKSTSNKQFAYNKLVNDTAAGLQRRNAVKHKGALVGPQRPPPPQFQQEGLLIDISPDMAGGVPAANGAGDSSSLQMDSSFCILDAPIEVQTYVEEGAPADLNVSPTYYNEQPQFDFDSGNVTASPGRLQPPPYQMPPTYSNTMEFVQKQQQQMATRDPFDTSSLETAVALYSNFSQTQEPAPPPGPAYSSPSVRKSLFGAPNSNKENIPALESAAMQLNLSNLSMERHPVEPLPIAPAENSGVLLDKSFIAELEKDMYSNGQNRAQEEYQRNSNQLQANKEMVYKQNLTPLKNGAASNHSTSPSSTASPKQNNVEAAASTQSVVNRIWYEQVAATPSEYYAQPPPERPEQEQIYQNHQQQQQPEANHSFVAISNRVVAPKSSVYASSSALYDAVAASTAGSTYYGQVPNGNGAALYDEVTLDDYLRPHRPAPLAPPPLSAQQIQRRMEKMRLQQQQQLEDAHQLYAPVPSDYGREQEKLQQLMQELGSSAVEQDVRNALRAASGDVSLATKHYKIDQLARLGVAGRPQCEQALQQTNWSLEVAAELLLQS; the protein is encoded by the exons ATGGCAACATGCTCCATTGATATTCCATTGCTTATGCTGTCCATAAATGTTGAATACTTTCGCTGCTCCCTGCCGTCGCCCTCGTCACTCTGGCGGGGATTACGCGATTGCACGATTGACCGAGTTCTCATGACCAGCCCA AACATGACTTCCACATCTGCGACGGATGGCGGCGGCCACAGTAGCAGCGAGACAGCCTGGCTGGAGGATCTGCTGCGAGAGGTGCAGCTGGAACAGTTCCTAGACAGGATTCGGGATGACCTGCAGGTGACCCGGCTGGCCCACTTCGACTATGTGCTGCCCGACGATCTGGAGAGATGTGGCCTGGGCAAGCCCGCCATTCGACGGCTGATGGAGGCGGTTCGCAAAAAGAAGGCCCATCAATGGCGCAAGAATATCCTGTCCAAGCTGATTGGCGGTGGTAAACAGCCTTCGTCCAAGAAGCAGCCCTCCTCTAATGGCCGCGAAGCCACTCAGGGTGGGAATGGTACCCAGCTTACCTGCCTCATTCACGAAAAGGACATCACAATGGGCCTGAAACTGGGCGACGGCTCCTTTGGCGTGGTGCGACGCGGCGAATGGAGTGCCTCGCCGGCAGGCAAGGTCATACCGGTGGCCGTCAAGGTGCTAAAATCGGACAACCTCACCCAGCCGGGTATCATCGATGACTTCTTTCGCGAAGTTCAAGCCATGCACGCGCTAGACCACTCCAATCTGGTGCGGCTTTATGGCGTGGTGCTGTCGCAGCCCATGATGATGATCACAGAGCTGGCGGAGAGGGGTTCCCTGTTGGACACGCTGCGTAAGCAGTGCCGCCACACCTCACTCACCATCATATGGAACTGGTCGGTGCAGATTGTCACGGGTATGGCCTATCTGGAGCAGAAGCGCTTCCTACACCGCGACCTGGCCTGCCGGAATGTTCTCCTGGCCGCTGGAAATAAGATCAAGATTGGGGACTTTGGGCTAATGCGGGCCTTGCCCCAGGAGGATGATTGCTATGTGATGTCCGAGCACAAGAAGGTGCCTTTTCCTTGGTGTGCCCCGGAATCCCTGCGCTTCCGGCAGTTCTCGCATGCCTCCGACACCTGGATGTTTGGCGTGACGCTGTGGGAGATGCTCAGCTTTGGCGAGGATCCCTGGGTGGGTCTAAATGGCTCGCAGATTCTCCGCAAGATTGATCGCGAGGGCGAGCGACTGCATCAGCCGGACGCCTGTCCGCCGGATGTCTATGCCATGATGTTGCAGTGCTGGGATAAGACGCCCGCCGAGCGTCCCACTTTTGCTGCCCTCAA GGAATACCTGGCTGGAATGTCGCCACCTGTTATGCGTGCCAGCCGCAGCTACCACGAGTCCAAGGGCCTCCAGATTGAGCCGGGCGACACCATCGCCATCATCGATGGACGCCACGAACTGAAGCTGATCAAGGGCCAGAACCAGCGCACTTTCGAGATTGGAATCTTCCCCAAGAGTTTGCTGGAGCAGCGAAAGGTGCCAGGCGGCGCCGGGGATGTGGCCATGCGTAGCAGCTTGGGTGCCAATGGCTCGTCCTCGCCTTCGCCCTTTGGTTTCTGTTGGGGCGGAGCAGCAGTTTCAGAGGAACGGCAGCGAAAGTGCGCCTCGGTTAACCAGGGTCATGCCAAGGAGCGCAAGTCCACGTCCAACAAGCAGTTTGCCTACAACAAGCTGGTCAACGACACGGCAGCGGGTCTGCAACGACGCAACGCGGTCAAGCACAAGGGAGCCCTGGTGGGGCCGCAACGTCCACCGCCACCGCAGTTCCAGCAAGAGGGCTTACTCATTGACATTTCTCCGGATATGGCAGGAGGAGTGCCGGCAGCTAACGGAGCAGGGGATAGTTCATCCCTGCAGATGGACAGCTCCTTTTGCATCCTAGACGCCCCCATAGAAGTGCAGACGTATGTGGAGGAGGGTGCTCCAGCGGACTTGAATGTTTCACCCACATATTACAATGAACAGCCTCAGTTTGACTTTGATTCTGGCAATGTGACAGCTTCGCCGGGACGCCTACAACCGCCACCTTACCAGATGCCTCCCACTTACTCGAATACCATGGAATTTGtccagaagcagcagcagcagatggcGACACGGGATCCCTTTGATACCAGCAGCTTGGAGACAGCAGTGGCCCTGTACTCTAACTTCAGCCAAACCCAGGAGCCAGCCCCACCGCCAGGTCCCGCCTACAGCAGTCCCTCGGTGAGAAAGAGCCTCTTTGGTGCTCCCAACTCGAATAAGGAGAACATACCCGCTTTGGAATCGGCGGCCATGCAGCTGAATCTCAGTAATCTCTCCATGGAACGGCATCCTGTAGAGCCTCTACCCATTGCCCCTGCCGAGAATAGCGGCGTTTTGCTGGACAAATCCTTCATCGCCGAGCTGGAAAAGGACATGTACAGCAATGGACAAAACCGGGCTCAGGAGGAGTACCAGCGCAACTCCAATCAGCTGCAAGCCAACAAGGAAATGGTGTACAAGCAGAATCTTACGCCTCTCAAAAACGGAGCCGCCTCGAATCATTCCACCAGCCCCTCGTCCACAGCCTCGCCCAAGCAAAACAATGTGGAAGCAGCCGCTAGCACCCAGAGCGTGGTGAATCGCATTTGGTATGAGCAGGTGGCCGCCACGCCCTCAGAGTACTATGCCCAGCCGCCGCCAGAGCGACCAGAGCAAGAGCAGATCTACCAgaatcaccagcagcagcagcagccggaggCCAACCACTCATTTGTGGCCATTTCCAATCGCGTGGTGGCTCCCAAGAGCAGTGTCTATGCCTCTTCCTCCGCTCTGTACGATGCCGTGGCGGCCAGCACGGCAGGCTCCACGTATTACGGCCAAGTGCCGAATGGCAATGGAGCCGCCCTCTACGACGAGGTCACCCTGGATGACTACCTGCGACCACATCGACCTGCTCCACTAGCACCGCCTCCCCTCTCTGCCCAGCAGATCCAGCGGCGCATGGAGAAGATGcgcctgcagcagcaacagcagttaGAGGACGCCCATCAGCTATATGCCCCTGTGCCCTCGGACTATGGACGCGAACAGGAGAAGCTGCAACAGCTGATGCAGGAGCTGGGCAGCTCTGCGGTGGAGCAGGATGTTCGCAATGCTTTGCGAGCGGCCAGTGGGGATGTGTCGCTGGCCACAAAGCACTACAAGA